AAGATAAAAAAAATTAAAACTAATAACCTTCTCTTACTTTTCCAAAATAAGTTTGTTTTTAAGGACTCCATTTTCTGTCTTCAGAACAATAAAGTAAACTCCGGATGTTAATTCTTTTCCATCATCACCCTTTCCATCCCATTTCACAGAATAAAATCCAGCACCTCTTTCTCCCTTTTCAAGTATCCTTATCTTCCTTCCAGAAGCATCATAAAAAGAAAGTTCTATATATGATGGCTCTGGCAGTTGATAATAAATTTCTGTTTCACCTTTAAATAGACTTTGTGTATGAAGGAAAAGTTTCCTTGATGGCTTTGATGTATAAGCACTCTGTGGACCACCTTCTGTTTTATCAATAAATTCCCTTATAAATATTCCACTTAAAACAGCAAAATCACCACTTATCCTCCTTATCTTAATATCTATTTTCCCATCAGCATATACATTCTTTGGAATTCTTTTATAAAAC
This window of the candidate division WOR-3 bacterium genome carries:
- a CDS encoding FlgD immunoglobulin-like domain containing protein — its product is FYKRIPKNVYADGKIDIKIRRISGDFAVLSGIFIREFIDKTEGGPQSAYTSKPSRKLFLHTQSLFKGETEIYYQLPEPSYIELSFYDASGRKIRILEKGERGAGFYSVKWDGKGDDGKELTSGVYFIVLKTENGVLKNKLILEK